The Shewanella zhangzhouensis genome has a window encoding:
- the deoA gene encoding thymidine phosphorylase, producing the protein MFLAQEIIRKKRNAEALSKEEIQFFVKGITDNSVSEGQIAALGMAVYFNDMTMDERIALTTAMRDSGTVLNWDSLGLNGPVIDKHSTGGVGDVISLMLGPMAAACGGYVPMISGRGLGHTGGTLDKFDAIPGYQTEPSSELFRKVVKEAGVAIIGQTGDLVPADKRFYSIRDNTATVESISLITASILSKKLAAGLDALAMDVKVGSGAFMPTYEASLELARSITAVANGAGTKTTALLTDMNQVLASCAGNALEVKEAVDFLTGKYRNPRLYEVTMGLCAEMLVLGGLAANEADARVKLNTVLDNGRAAEIFGKMVSGLGGPADFVESYDKYLPKASIVRPVYAERDGFAYSMVTRELGLAVVTLGGGRRKPGDALDYSVGLSNVCALGQSINKDTPLAVIHAQSEAAFEEAAKAVRGAITVSDKQPEKTPEIYQYVRAEDL; encoded by the coding sequence ATGTTTCTGGCACAAGAGATTATTCGCAAAAAGCGCAACGCAGAGGCTCTCAGCAAAGAAGAAATTCAATTCTTTGTGAAAGGGATTACCGACAACAGCGTATCCGAAGGACAGATTGCCGCGCTGGGTATGGCGGTATATTTCAACGACATGACCATGGACGAGCGTATAGCGCTGACCACGGCCATGCGTGATTCAGGTACCGTACTCAACTGGGATAGTCTGGGGTTGAACGGCCCTGTCATCGACAAGCACAGCACAGGCGGTGTCGGCGATGTGATTTCGCTGATGCTTGGCCCCATGGCCGCAGCCTGTGGTGGTTATGTGCCCATGATTTCAGGTCGCGGGCTGGGTCATACCGGTGGCACACTGGATAAGTTTGACGCCATTCCCGGTTACCAAACGGAGCCCTCCAGCGAGCTGTTTCGCAAAGTGGTAAAAGAAGCCGGGGTTGCCATTATCGGCCAAACCGGCGATCTGGTTCCTGCCGACAAGCGTTTCTATTCCATTCGCGACAACACGGCCACTGTCGAGTCTATCTCTCTTATCACTGCATCGATTCTGTCGAAGAAGCTGGCCGCTGGCCTGGATGCGCTGGCGATGGACGTGAAAGTAGGCAGCGGCGCCTTTATGCCTACTTACGAAGCCTCGTTGGAACTGGCGCGCTCTATTACCGCCGTGGCTAACGGTGCCGGCACCAAAACCACTGCGCTGCTCACCGACATGAATCAGGTGCTGGCCTCCTGCGCCGGTAACGCGCTGGAAGTGAAAGAAGCCGTGGATTTCCTGACCGGTAAATACCGTAATCCCCGCCTCTATGAAGTCACCATGGGCCTGTGCGCCGAGATGTTGGTGCTGGGTGGTCTGGCGGCCAATGAAGCCGACGCCCGAGTCAAGCTCAACACAGTGCTGGATAACGGCCGCGCTGCCGAGATTTTCGGCAAGATGGTGTCTGGCCTGGGTGGTCCTGCAGATTTTGTTGAAAGTTACGATAAGTATCTGCCCAAGGCATCCATAGTACGCCCCGTGTACGCAGAACGTGACGGCTTTGCCTATAGTATGGTGACCCGTGAGCTGGGTCTTGCAGTGGTCACTCTGGGTGGTGGTCGTCGTAAGCCCGGTGATGCGCTGGATTACAGTGTGGGCTTGTCCAACGTGTGTGCCCTTGGCCAGTCGATAAACAAAGACACGCCGCTTGCCGTAATCCATGCGCAGTCTGAGGCCGCTTTCGAAGAAGCCGCCAAGGCCGTTCGTGGGGCTATCACGGTCAGCGATAAGCAACCTGAAAAAACACCTGAGATCTATCAGTACGTCCGTGCTGAAGATCTGTAA
- a CDS encoding phosphopentomutase, whose amino-acid sequence MKRTIILMLDSFGIGAADDADKFGDVGSDTFGHIAQMCADGKANNGREGELKLPNLSRLGLAHAAKEATGAFAPGFGGNVDIIGAYGHCQELSSGKDTPSGHWEMAGVPVLFEWGYFSEHQNSFPKELTDKILERAGLTEFLGNCHASGTTILEELGEEHMKTGKPIFYTSADSVFQIACHEETFGLENLYRLCEIAREELEPYNIGRVIARPFVGTGPSDFARTGNRRDYAVEPPSKTVLDKLKEAGGEVVSVGKISDIYAHCGITKKVKASGLEDLFDATLDQIKQAGDNTIVFTNFVDFDSHYGHRRDVSGYAKALEYFDARLPELMGLLEEGDLLLLTADHGCDPTWQGTDHTREFVPVLAYGAGLKAGSLGKRGSFADIGQSIASYFGLAAMEYGESFMPAR is encoded by the coding sequence ATGAAACGTACCATTATTTTGATGCTGGACTCCTTCGGCATAGGTGCTGCAGATGATGCAGACAAGTTCGGCGACGTAGGTTCAGACACCTTTGGTCATATCGCACAAATGTGCGCCGATGGTAAAGCCAACAACGGCCGTGAAGGTGAACTCAAGCTGCCAAACTTAAGCCGTCTGGGTCTGGCCCATGCGGCCAAAGAAGCGACCGGTGCATTTGCCCCAGGCTTTGGTGGCAACGTCGATATCATCGGCGCTTACGGTCACTGTCAGGAGCTGAGCTCAGGTAAAGACACCCCCAGTGGGCACTGGGAAATGGCTGGTGTGCCTGTGCTGTTTGAGTGGGGTTACTTCAGCGAGCATCAAAACTCATTCCCAAAAGAGCTCACCGATAAAATTCTTGAGCGTGCGGGCTTAACCGAGTTCCTGGGTAACTGCCACGCCTCTGGCACCACCATTTTGGAAGAGCTTGGCGAAGAGCACATGAAAACCGGCAAGCCGATTTTCTACACCTCTGCCGACAGCGTATTCCAGATTGCCTGCCACGAAGAAACCTTCGGGCTTGAGAACCTCTATCGCCTGTGTGAAATCGCCCGGGAAGAGCTGGAGCCTTACAACATCGGCCGTGTGATTGCCCGTCCATTTGTAGGCACAGGTCCAAGCGACTTTGCCCGCACCGGCAACCGTCGCGACTACGCGGTTGAGCCGCCATCAAAAACCGTGCTGGATAAGCTCAAAGAAGCCGGTGGTGAAGTGGTGAGTGTGGGTAAGATTTCCGATATTTACGCCCACTGCGGTATCACCAAAAAGGTGAAGGCATCAGGGCTTGAAGATTTGTTCGATGCCACGCTTGATCAAATCAAACAGGCGGGTGACAACACTATAGTGTTCACCAACTTTGTGGATTTTGACTCCCACTACGGCCATCGCCGCGACGTATCCGGTTATGCCAAGGCACTGGAATACTTCGATGCCCGTCTGCCAGAGCTGATGGGGCTTCTGGAAGAAGGCGATCTGCTGCTGCTCACCGCCGACCACGGCTGCGACCCTACCTGGCAAGGTACCGACCACACCCGTGAATTCGTGCCTGTGCTGGCTTATGGTGCCGGTCTCAAGGCGGGGTCCCTGGGTAAGCGCGGCAGCTTTGCGGATATAGGTCAGTCTATTGCCAGCTACTTTGGTTTGGCGGCAATGGAATACGGTGAGTCATTCATGCCAGCCCGCTAA
- the deoD gene encoding purine-nucleoside phosphorylase, which produces MATPHINAVEGAFAETVLFPGDPLRAKYIAETFLENVEQVTDVRNMLGFTGTYKGKRISVMGSGMGIPSCSIYATELVKDYGVKNLIRVGTCGAISTDVKVRDVIIGMGACTDSQVNRLRFKGQDFAAIADYSLLSAVVESAKTHGIQTRVGNVFSADLFYTPDPEMFDVMEKMGVLGVEMEAAGLYGVAHEFGARALCVVTVSDHIRTGEKTTSDERQTTFNDMIIMTLDAAINL; this is translated from the coding sequence ATGGCTACACCACACATTAATGCTGTAGAAGGTGCATTTGCTGAAACCGTACTTTTCCCGGGCGACCCGCTGCGTGCCAAGTACATTGCCGAAACCTTCCTCGAAAACGTCGAGCAGGTTACCGATGTGCGTAACATGCTGGGCTTCACCGGTACTTATAAAGGCAAGCGCATCTCTGTGATGGGCTCTGGCATGGGTATCCCAAGCTGCTCTATCTACGCCACTGAGCTGGTAAAAGATTACGGCGTGAAGAACCTTATTCGCGTAGGTACCTGTGGTGCCATCAGCACTGACGTTAAGGTTCGTGACGTGATCATCGGTATGGGCGCCTGTACCGATTCTCAGGTTAACCGTCTGCGCTTCAAGGGCCAGGACTTTGCCGCCATCGCCGACTACAGCCTGCTGAGCGCCGTGGTTGAGTCTGCCAAGACTCACGGTATCCAGACCCGCGTTGGTAACGTATTCTCTGCCGACCTTTTCTACACTCCCGATCCTGAAATGTTCGACGTGATGGAAAAGATGGGCGTGCTTGGCGTAGAAATGGAAGCCGCCGGTCTGTACGGTGTAGCCCACGAGTTCGGTGCCCGCGCCCTGTGTGTGGTAACTGTCTCTGATCATATCCGTACCGGTGAGAAGACCACCTCTGATGAGCGTCAGACTACCTTCAACGACATGATCATCATGACCCTGGATGCGGCCATCAACCTCTGA
- a CDS encoding AhpA/YtjB family protein, whose product MLYLKGLKKSQKISRLLQIAIALALLAGLVQLWQSSLLQGQQLLKSQTEKMARLLVQQTAYGAAPALLLQNDEQLQWLATALVEDPKVMAAAIYGEQGTRLSFAQSLSSEWLEPDSEELKDLLAPFPPYVEPVMQGDRNLGYVEVRLEPKLFLAEIEEAHKLNMEQQQIMLLVAGLIGMLLSRSMSFKRAHFDRRKFKAKRLLATMTGEKPEEVMSPVETQPEQGESKTEQGESKTDKALQAPGSAEMMNSEIRNAINTDADKEHDRGKGR is encoded by the coding sequence GTGTTGTATCTTAAAGGACTAAAGAAAAGCCAGAAAATCAGCCGACTGCTGCAGATTGCCATTGCACTGGCGCTGCTGGCGGGGCTTGTCCAGCTGTGGCAGTCAAGCCTACTACAAGGCCAGCAGCTTCTGAAGTCCCAAACCGAAAAGATGGCAAGATTGTTGGTACAACAGACGGCCTATGGCGCTGCACCGGCGTTGCTGTTACAGAACGATGAGCAGTTGCAGTGGCTGGCCACGGCCTTGGTGGAGGACCCCAAGGTAATGGCGGCGGCCATCTATGGCGAACAGGGCACTCGCCTCTCCTTCGCCCAAAGCTTGTCATCCGAATGGCTGGAGCCCGATTCTGAGGAACTGAAAGACCTGCTCGCCCCCTTTCCGCCCTATGTGGAACCCGTAATGCAGGGAGACAGAAACCTGGGTTATGTTGAGGTTCGCCTGGAACCCAAGTTGTTTTTGGCCGAGATTGAAGAAGCCCACAAACTCAATATGGAGCAGCAGCAAATCATGCTGTTGGTGGCGGGCTTGATTGGCATGCTGTTGTCTCGCTCTATGTCATTTAAGCGTGCCCACTTTGACAGGCGTAAGTTCAAAGCCAAACGACTGCTTGCCACCATGACGGGTGAAAAACCGGAAGAAGTGATGAGCCCGGTTGAGACACAGCCGGAGCAAGGTGAGTCAAAAACGGAGCAAGGTGAGTCAAAGACGGATAAAGCGCTTCAGGCCCCAGGCTCAGCTGAGATGATGAATTCAGAAATCCGCAACGCGATTAATACCGATGCCGATAAAGAGCATGATCGCGGTAAAGGCCGCTGA
- the serB gene encoding phosphoserine phosphatase SerB produces the protein MENTSEYVLQTRLHALATSRQGKLSLYEEGQAPQGERVRLVWETKATEELIFTRLAELNCAVAPLVRSNALKGLELVSNGQDNLPKAFDGVASLEVFPVTESLPSLRHPGLLVMDMDSTAIKIECIDELAAMAGVGEAVAEVTERAMQGELDFEQSLRQRVAKLAGADSGIIDTLCARLPLMDGLTEMLAELKAHGWKLVVASGGFTPFVGHLKATLGLDAAFANELVIADGKLVGEVTGTVVDANFKADVVSRLGDEYGIKDGQRLAIGDGANDIPMVQRADFGIAYHAKPKLAAAADARIQTLDLRVLPFLLQA, from the coding sequence ATGGAAAACACCTCTGAGTATGTGCTGCAAACCCGTCTTCACGCTTTGGCGACTTCTCGCCAGGGCAAATTGAGCCTGTATGAAGAAGGGCAAGCGCCACAAGGAGAGCGGGTGAGATTGGTGTGGGAAACCAAAGCCACTGAGGAGCTGATTTTTACTCGCCTTGCAGAGCTTAACTGTGCGGTCGCCCCCTTGGTGAGAAGCAATGCCCTCAAAGGGTTGGAGTTGGTATCCAACGGACAGGACAATCTGCCGAAAGCATTTGATGGCGTAGCCAGCCTGGAAGTTTTTCCCGTCACCGAATCTCTGCCTTCACTGCGTCATCCGGGACTGCTGGTGATGGATATGGACTCTACAGCTATCAAGATTGAGTGCATCGATGAGCTTGCTGCCATGGCGGGTGTTGGTGAAGCCGTCGCCGAAGTTACCGAGCGGGCCATGCAGGGAGAGCTTGATTTCGAGCAGAGCCTGCGTCAACGGGTGGCAAAGTTGGCCGGTGCCGATTCAGGCATTATCGATACCCTGTGCGCCCGCCTGCCGCTGATGGACGGGTTGACCGAGATGCTGGCCGAGCTAAAAGCCCATGGCTGGAAGCTGGTGGTGGCCTCTGGCGGATTCACGCCGTTTGTGGGGCATCTCAAGGCCACGCTTGGGTTGGACGCTGCCTTTGCCAACGAGCTGGTCATTGCCGATGGCAAGCTGGTGGGCGAAGTGACAGGTACCGTGGTCGATGCCAACTTCAAGGCCGATGTAGTCAGTCGACTCGGCGATGAATACGGTATTAAAGACGGTCAACGCCTCGCCATTGGTGATGGTGCCAACGATATTCCCATGGTGCAGCGAGCCGACTTTGGTATCGCTTATCATGCCAAGCCCAAACTGGCTGCAGCTGCCGATGCCCGTATTCAAACCCTGGATTTGAGGGTGCTTCCCTTCTTGCTACAAGCCTGA
- a CDS encoding alpha/beta fold hydrolase → MTALSTQASFSPQQKDTISQQSLFLPYDGGQLHLRHISPASPSTARSPLLMLHGAMSNGRVFYSDSGRGLASFLARQGFEVYVLDTAGRGLSTPKLSKGIDPGQGKVIREQLPLVQAFILERHPLTQGVHWCGHSWGGVLMASSLVRYPDMAARVRSLLTFGSKRTIRTRSLKKWWMVDMFWNRLAPAIATQRGYLPADSLKLGMDNESIRSLSESIDWVRGDWIDHDDGFDYANAARANGLPPAWFIAGARDTVLGNPSDVKDMMAECCAADARYTLLSRESGYRHDYDHAGMLTHLDAPSDHFMEVADWLLGFDVTALKDPVN, encoded by the coding sequence ATGACAGCGCTTTCGACCCAAGCTTCTTTCAGCCCCCAGCAAAAAGACACTATTTCCCAGCAATCGTTGTTTTTACCTTACGACGGCGGTCAGTTGCACCTGAGGCATATCAGTCCTGCTTCCCCTTCTACTGCGCGCTCACCCTTGCTGATGCTTCACGGTGCCATGTCCAATGGCCGGGTGTTTTACAGCGACTCTGGGCGGGGACTGGCGAGCTTTTTGGCCCGGCAGGGGTTTGAAGTGTATGTACTGGACACGGCGGGACGGGGCCTGAGTACCCCAAAGCTGTCCAAAGGTATTGACCCGGGGCAGGGCAAGGTTATCCGCGAGCAGTTACCTCTGGTGCAGGCATTCATTCTCGAGCGCCATCCGTTAACGCAGGGTGTACACTGGTGTGGCCACTCCTGGGGCGGAGTTCTGATGGCAAGCAGCCTGGTGAGATACCCGGACATGGCCGCCAGGGTGCGGTCTTTGCTGACCTTTGGCAGCAAAAGAACCATCCGAACCCGCTCGCTTAAAAAATGGTGGATGGTGGACATGTTCTGGAACCGGCTCGCCCCAGCCATCGCCACACAGCGCGGATATTTACCGGCCGATAGCCTGAAACTCGGGATGGATAACGAGAGTATCAGATCCCTCAGCGAGAGCATCGACTGGGTGCGTGGTGACTGGATAGATCATGATGACGGTTTTGACTATGCCAACGCGGCCAGGGCCAATGGCCTGCCACCGGCCTGGTTTATTGCGGGTGCCCGGGATACTGTGCTGGGTAACCCCAGTGATGTGAAAGACATGATGGCAGAATGCTGCGCAGCCGATGCCCGCTATACCTTGCTGTCACGGGAAAGTGGATATCGCCACGACTACGACCACGCAGGCATGCTGACACACCTTGATGCCCCGTCGGATCATTTTATGGAGGTGGCTGACTGGTTGCTTGGCTTTGATGTGACGGCGCTGAAAGACCCGGTTAACTAG
- a CDS encoding PilZ domain-containing protein has protein sequence MSLTEHSALIEQLKPLMLEPNFPQVFEQLTAGESNSTRFLLKMELNRLGSECTRLIDLRDKSELPCEELRAGRQTHFLDEPAKQIFQQTLALYQGKYTLGVYEEVMNAHRKRRQKSQENPSAVSPAESQPFTVPGIVLGNYFSRTEERMNYSMKILVSQPGRGEIPGITADLSVGGARIRLPSRHPFSLDIPLKVKLVELSQEFYYEDLQHGVEYQIVSAEGNGEFTWMRLKRLGGSEGLSEMLANLIRGYKFRYKVDINDVLVTATGLGFERHYLPHLPHLPLFLDNRGDKPRLSHLLLSPDNQAILHYFQDENDISQLEGMLTPGRLAMALRNADDAEHRTFFCFTHNANGKLFFYSATLAELKHRKERELFFGFGAGKPSWRVFKLTLDTIDHGKRYKSSVIPGDPENYSALTEQQLASFSHVLQLMDLTHDPAKSQYKGWYNNANANALKVYGQKKTVQSSIKQVSLEFSERRREARFAFKTLAEIHQGGLKVQGLSNDISSRGLQVVLDNASAFEEGKPVTLSLPKLQAIAGKSRLVDLPYRLVKSRKDGMVLHLAAIIGHEVHPGVEFLNKLIVHNREKLTQLSENNSDIKELSDGLKNLVMRKLYGVPFFIEKTAKTQVVSFLGTSVQGHDITDMFAALSSEPQHYNLSPLLGNGILKQAVLDPIRNLRPNDEMSYVELFVQVMRQSRGGILLKFVPSEELGSVDTQLNFINQSNQVGKFMAIRLYRGATGKPDNSCIRRELEYIHIHAQHKAKQLEEQLWRIVGVGELLDVTDEVVLRFPALAQ, from the coding sequence ATGAGCCTGACCGAACATTCAGCACTGATAGAACAGCTCAAACCCCTGATGTTGGAACCCAACTTCCCGCAGGTGTTCGAGCAATTGACTGCGGGAGAGTCCAACTCGACCCGCTTTTTGCTGAAGATGGAATTAAATCGCCTCGGCTCAGAGTGCACCCGTCTGATTGATTTGCGTGACAAGTCTGAACTCCCCTGCGAAGAATTGCGTGCAGGGCGTCAAACCCATTTCCTCGACGAGCCTGCCAAACAGATTTTCCAGCAGACTCTGGCCCTGTATCAGGGTAAATACACTCTGGGCGTGTATGAAGAGGTGATGAATGCCCATCGTAAGCGCCGGCAAAAATCCCAGGAAAATCCGTCAGCCGTTTCCCCTGCAGAATCTCAGCCTTTTACTGTGCCCGGTATAGTACTCGGCAACTATTTCAGCCGCACCGAAGAGCGGATGAATTACAGCATGAAAATTCTGGTATCGCAGCCGGGGCGAGGTGAAATCCCCGGGATCACGGCTGACCTGTCGGTGGGCGGTGCCCGCATACGATTGCCATCGAGACACCCGTTTTCCCTCGATATCCCCTTGAAGGTAAAACTGGTTGAACTGAGCCAGGAGTTTTATTACGAGGATCTGCAGCACGGGGTGGAATATCAGATAGTCAGTGCCGAAGGCAATGGCGAATTTACCTGGATGCGACTCAAGCGCCTTGGCGGCTCGGAAGGGCTGTCGGAGATGCTCGCCAATCTCATTCGTGGTTATAAGTTTCGCTATAAGGTCGATATCAACGACGTGCTGGTCACGGCCACAGGTCTCGGGTTTGAGCGCCATTACCTGCCTCATTTGCCACACTTGCCGCTGTTTCTGGACAACAGGGGCGATAAGCCCAGGTTGAGCCATCTACTGTTAAGCCCTGATAATCAGGCAATTTTGCATTACTTCCAGGATGAGAACGACATCAGCCAATTGGAAGGCATGTTGACCCCCGGCAGGCTTGCCATGGCCCTTCGCAATGCCGATGACGCCGAACACCGCACCTTTTTTTGCTTCACCCATAACGCCAACGGCAAACTGTTTTTCTATTCAGCGACCCTGGCTGAGCTTAAACACCGTAAAGAGCGGGAGCTCTTTTTTGGCTTCGGTGCGGGCAAACCCAGTTGGCGGGTGTTTAAGTTAACCCTGGATACCATAGATCACGGCAAGCGATACAAAAGTTCGGTGATCCCCGGAGACCCGGAAAACTATTCCGCCCTGACCGAGCAACAGCTCGCCAGCTTCAGCCACGTACTGCAGCTGATGGACCTGACCCATGACCCCGCGAAGTCGCAATATAAAGGCTGGTACAACAATGCCAACGCCAACGCGCTTAAAGTCTATGGCCAGAAGAAAACGGTTCAAAGCAGCATTAAACAGGTATCACTGGAATTCAGTGAGCGGCGCAGGGAGGCCAGGTTTGCCTTTAAAACCCTGGCAGAAATTCACCAGGGTGGTTTGAAGGTACAGGGACTGAGCAACGACATTTCCAGTCGTGGGCTACAGGTGGTGTTGGATAATGCCAGTGCCTTTGAAGAAGGCAAACCCGTGACCCTCTCACTGCCAAAGCTGCAGGCCATTGCCGGTAAAAGCCGCTTGGTTGACCTGCCCTATCGCCTGGTGAAATCCCGCAAGGACGGCATGGTACTGCACCTTGCAGCTATCATTGGCCATGAAGTACATCCCGGGGTCGAATTTCTCAACAAGCTGATTGTCCATAATCGGGAGAAGCTTACCCAGCTCAGCGAAAACAACAGTGACATTAAAGAGCTGTCGGACGGCCTGAAAAACCTGGTGATGCGCAAGCTTTACGGCGTGCCTTTCTTTATCGAAAAAACCGCCAAGACGCAGGTTGTCAGCTTCCTCGGCACCAGCGTGCAGGGCCATGACATAACCGACATGTTTGCTGCGCTGAGCAGCGAGCCTCAGCATTATAATCTGTCACCACTGCTTGGAAATGGCATACTGAAACAGGCGGTCCTGGACCCCATACGAAACCTGCGCCCCAACGATGAAATGAGCTACGTAGAGCTGTTTGTGCAGGTGATGCGGCAATCCAGAGGCGGCATACTGCTGAAGTTTGTACCTTCCGAAGAGCTGGGGTCAGTCGACACACAACTGAACTTTATCAACCAGAGTAATCAGGTGGGTAAGTTTATGGCTATCCGTCTTTACCGCGGCGCCACAGGTAAACCAGACAACAGCTGCATTCGCCGGGAACTCGAATACATACATATACACGCGCAGCACAAGGCCAAGCAACTTGAAGAACAGTTGTGGCGCATCGTTGGCGTGGGAGAGTTACTGGATGTCACGGACGAAGTTGTGCTTCGTTTCCCGGCGCTGGCCCAGTAA
- the radA gene encoding DNA repair protein RadA produces MAKNKTAYVCNECGQDFPRWQGQCSACLEWNSITEVRLGAATTTRSSRFSGYAGAGASEVKTLDQIDLNELPRIPSSFTEFDRVLGGGIVPGSAILIGGHPGAGKSTLLLQTLCQLAEVMPALYVTGEESLQQVAMRAHRLGLPTSKLKMLSETSVETLCDIALKEQPKLIVVDSIQVMHMSDVQSSPGSVAQVRESASFLTRFAKQNGIAVIMVGHVTKDGSLAGPKVLEHCIDCSVMFEGDSDSRYRTLRSHKNRFGAINELGVFAMTERGLKEVANPSAIFLSRGEEASSGSLVMVVWEGTRPLLVELQVLVDNSALSNPRRVAVGMDANRLAMLLAVMHRHGGLQMSDQDVFVNVVGGVKVTETSADLTLLLAMVSSFRGEVLPRDLVAFGEVGLSGEIRPVPNGQERLVEAAKHGFKRAIVPKANMPKKPPEGMEVIGVSKLAEALAAL; encoded by the coding sequence ATGGCAAAAAATAAAACCGCGTACGTATGCAATGAGTGTGGTCAGGACTTTCCCCGCTGGCAGGGGCAGTGCAGCGCCTGTCTGGAATGGAATTCCATTACCGAAGTGCGACTGGGCGCCGCCACTACGACCCGCAGCAGCCGTTTCAGCGGATATGCAGGCGCCGGGGCATCTGAGGTTAAAACCCTCGACCAAATCGATTTGAATGAGCTGCCCCGAATCCCGAGCTCCTTTACCGAATTTGACCGGGTTCTGGGCGGCGGCATAGTGCCCGGCAGCGCCATCCTGATTGGTGGCCATCCGGGGGCGGGTAAGAGCACGCTGTTATTGCAGACCCTGTGTCAGCTGGCGGAAGTCATGCCGGCGCTCTATGTTACCGGCGAAGAGTCGCTGCAGCAGGTGGCCATGCGGGCCCATCGCCTGGGGCTGCCGACCTCCAAATTAAAGATGCTCTCAGAAACCAGTGTCGAAACCCTCTGTGACATCGCCCTTAAAGAACAGCCAAAGCTGATAGTGGTGGACTCCATTCAGGTGATGCACATGAGTGATGTGCAGTCCTCCCCGGGCAGTGTGGCACAGGTGCGTGAATCAGCTTCATTCCTTACCCGGTTTGCCAAGCAAAACGGTATCGCCGTTATCATGGTCGGCCACGTCACCAAAGACGGCAGTCTCGCCGGCCCCAAGGTGCTTGAGCACTGTATCGACTGCTCTGTGATGTTTGAAGGTGACTCCGACAGCCGCTACCGCACCCTGCGATCCCATAAAAACCGCTTTGGCGCCATCAACGAGCTTGGGGTATTCGCCATGACTGAGCGGGGCCTTAAAGAAGTGGCTAACCCATCGGCAATTTTCCTCTCCCGCGGAGAAGAGGCTTCCAGTGGCTCTCTGGTCATGGTGGTGTGGGAAGGCACACGGCCACTGCTGGTGGAACTGCAGGTGCTGGTGGACAACTCGGCGCTCTCCAATCCGCGGCGGGTGGCGGTGGGGATGGATGCCAACCGTCTGGCCATGTTATTGGCGGTCATGCATCGCCATGGCGGCTTGCAGATGTCGGATCAGGACGTGTTTGTGAACGTGGTTGGCGGTGTGAAGGTGACTGAAACCAGTGCCGATCTGACCTTGCTGCTGGCCATGGTGTCCAGTTTCCGTGGAGAAGTCTTGCCTCGGGATCTGGTGGCCTTTGGTGAAGTGGGGCTCTCGGGCGAAATTCGGCCCGTGCCCAACGGCCAGGAACGATTGGTGGAAGCGGCCAAACACGGCTTTAAACGGGCGATAGTGCCCAAAGCCAATATGCCGAAAAAGCCGCCCGAGGGCATGGAAGTGATAGGCGTATCAAAGCTCGCTGAAGCCTTGGCAGCCCTTTAA
- a CDS encoding PilZ domain-containing protein, which yields MDERRKFSRILFDTEARLFTDSQVWKTRILDLSLNGALVVSPDDFSPPGNSLSLAFSLPESDVEVQMQTLIAHRKPGMIGLKCEHIDVESISHLRRMVELNLGDASLLNRELEHFIESHEKGD from the coding sequence ATGGACGAGAGGCGTAAGTTCTCCCGAATTCTGTTTGATACCGAGGCCCGGCTGTTTACCGATTCCCAGGTCTGGAAAACCCGCATTCTGGACTTGAGTCTCAATGGTGCTCTGGTCGTGTCACCCGATGATTTCTCCCCTCCGGGTAACAGTCTTTCACTGGCATTCTCGCTCCCTGAGTCAGATGTGGAAGTGCAGATGCAAACCCTTATCGCCCATCGAAAACCCGGGATGATTGGGCTTAAATGCGAACATATCGATGTGGAGAGTATCAGCCACCTAAGGCGCATGGTGGAGCTGAATCTGGGGGATGCATCCCTGCTCAACCGAGAGTTGGAACACTTTATCGAGAGCCATGAAAAAGGGGACTGA